GCGAGGGTATGTGGTGGACTACCTGGACATCTACTGGCGAGAGTGGCACTGGCCCGCCTTCAACCTGGCGGATATCGCCCTGTTCCTGGGTGTCATCGCCTTTGCGATTGCGGCCTTGCGTGAGCGTCCCTCCCCCAGATTGTCTGAGTGACGGCATGGATGCACAGAACCAGCCAGTCCGGGACATGACGCCTGTCGGACGGCTCTCTCCGGTCCTCGGCTGTTTGCTGGCCCTGACCGCCGGGGGGCTGACCACCCTCAGCGCCGCGCCCTTCACGCTGTGGTGGCTGGGCCCTGTGGCGGTGGCCCTGGTCTATGTCGGCATCCATGCCCTGACACCCGCTCAAGCCGCCCTCCGTGGCTGGTGCTATGGCGTGGGCCTGTTCGGCTCCGGTGCCTCCTGGGTCTTCGTCGCAATCCACGGCTATGGGGATACGGGGGCGCTCCTGGCGCTCTTCCTCACCGGTCTGTTCGTGGCCAGCCTGGCGCTGTTCTATACCGTGCCCTTCTGGCTCTATCGCCGCGTCACGGGCCGACGCCTGGCCTTCCTCAGCTTCGCCGGCACCTGGGTTCTCAGCGAGTGGCTGCGCACCTGGCTGTTTACCGGGTTTCCCTGGCTGCTGCTGGGCACGTCCCAAGTGGACTCGCCGCTGGCGGCCTGGGCCCCGGTGGGCGGCGTCTATCTTCTGTCGCTGATCACCGCCCTGACCGGCACCCTGGGCGTGGAGCTGCTGCGCCGACGCTGGTGGGCCCTTGCCCCTATCGCCGCCCTGTGGCTGGCCCCGTTAGCCTTGCCGGGTCAGTGGACCAGCCCGGCCGGCGAGCCGCTCAGCGTGGCGCTGTTGCAAGGCAACCTCGACCAGAGCATCAAGTGGAGTGCCCAAGGCCAGCGCGAGGCGGTCAACATCTACACGGCGTTGACCGGGGAGCAGCCCGACGGCATCGACCTGATGGTCTGGCCCGAGGTGGCGCTGCCAATGTTCGAGGAGGAGGCGCGGCCCATACTGGAGCGGGTGCAGTCCAACCTCGCCCCCGACACCGCCCTGCTCACCGGCATCCTGCAGCGCGACGGCGGCGACTACTACAATAGCGTGATCGGCCTGGGTAACGCCGAGGGCCACTACCGCAAGGCGCGTCTGGTACCCTTCGGCGAGTACCTGCCGCTGGAGAGCCTGCTCGCCGGCACCATCGCCTTCTTCGACCTGCCCATGCCGACCATGACGCCCGGGCCCGAAGCTCAGGGGCCGATCCACGCCGCCGGAACCACCATCGGTAACGCCATCTGCTACGAGATCATCTATGCCGACCGGGTCGCCGAGCAGGCGCGCGCTGCCGAGCTACTGCTGACGGTCTCCAACGACACCTGGTTCGGCCGCTCCATCGGCCCCCTGCAGCATTTGCAGATGGCCCGTCTGCGTGCGCTGGAGAATGGCCGATACCTGATTCGCGCCACCAGCAACGGGATGACTGCCATCGTCGATCCTCAGGGCAGTGTCACAGCCCGCGCACCACAGTTCCAGGCGACGAGCCTTCGCGGCGAGGTGCGGCCCATGGTGGGAAACACGCCGTTCACCCGAACCGGTAGCTGGCCAATCTGGCTATTGGCCGCCTTACTGGTGCTGCATGGATGGCGACTTAACACACGTCGGTCTGGATGATAATGGTCCAGTCAAAAAAGGAGAGAATTATGGCGTTATCGAAACCTCACTCTGGTACAGCGAGAGAAGCTCCATTGTGGCAGCTCCGAAAACGCACAGTGGTGGGGGTGCTGGCCGGTTGGCTGGCACTCATCGGCGCTTCTCAGGCCGAAGAGGAGGGCGAATGGCCCCGCGGCCACTATCCGCTGCCTGAGGAAGGCAATGTGATCGGCGACACCTACCGCATAACGGTGGATGATCGAGAGGATACCCTGCTCGATATCGCCAGGCGACACAACCTGGGGTACCGGGAGATCATGCGAGCCAATCCGGACACCAGCATCTGGATCCCCGGCGAGGGAACCGAGGTGACCATTCCCGGACGCTTCATCCTGCCCGATGTCGAGCGCAACGGGATCGTCATCAACATCGCCGAGCTGCGCCTTTATTACTATCCCGAGGTGGATGACGACGAGACGCCGCGTGTCGAGACCTATCCTATTGGCATCGGTCGCGAGGGCTTCGGTACGCCCCTCGGTGTCACCAAGACCACCATGAACATCAAGAATCCCGCCTGGTATCCACCCGAGTCGGTTCAGCGTGAAGCCAGGGCACGCGGTGAAGAGGCGCCCAGCGTGGTGCCCCCAGGCCCGGACAATCCGCTGGGAGACCATGCCATTATCCTTGGATTCGATGGCTACTTGATCCATGGGACCAACCAACCGGATGGAATCGGCATGCGTGCCAGTCGTGGCTGTATTCGCATGTTCCCCGGGGACATCGAGTCGATCTTCGACCGCGTGCCCGCCGGCACCCAGGTCCGAATCGTCAACCAGTCCATCAAGATCGGCTGGTACGAGGGGCAACTGCTGGTTCAGGCATTCCCGCCTTTGGAGGGAGAAGGGCACAGCATGTCCACATTGGTAGAGACCATCACACGTCTCAACCAGCGCAACGCCGAGGGCTGGAGCTTCGATTATGAACAACTTCGCGGACTATTAGATGACCCCAGCGGTCGCATGGTAGCCCTGAATCCCAAGCCGGAGCCGGATAGAACGCATGACACTGACTACCAGGGTATCTACGCAGAAATCGCGCTGGGCAGGCCATGATGACGACGACACGGCGAGTCCTGTCAGTCTCGTGACGCTGACTTCAGGCGTGGATGATACAGGATCTATCGTCCTCTGCAGGGCCACTTTGCCTATGGTCATGTCACTCATGTCGGCACCTGCGAAGTCTCCGAAAAGAGTTTACTGGCCTTACCATGGTACGGTGGTAAAGGACGCAGACGTGTAGGCAACGCTATCGTTCACCCGGCACAGCAGGACAACTGCGTCACATCCTTGGTGAAAGTCTGGGCACAGAGCTTGAGCCCTTCCACCATGGTCAGGTAGGGAAATAGCTCATTGGCGATGTCGTGTAAGGTCATGCGTGCGCGTAGCGCCATCACCGCCGTCTGGATCAGCTCACCGGCTTCCCCCGCCACCGCCTGCACCCCCAGCAACCGGCCCGAGTCGCGTTCGGCCACCAGCTTGATGAAACCACCGGTGTCGAAATTCACCAGCGCACGCGCCACGTTTTCCAGGTCCAGCTCGCGGGTATCGACGCTGAAGCCTTGCTCGATGGCCTCGGCTTCCGTCAGGCCGACGGTGGCCACCTGGGGGTCGGTGAAGATCACTGCCGGCATGGCGCTCAGGTCCAGGGTGGCTTCGCCCCCGGTCATGTTGACGGCAGCCCGGCTGCCCCCGGCGGCGGCGACATAGACGAACTCCGGCTGATCGGTGCAGTCACCGGCGGCATAGAGCCCCGGCACCGTGGTGTGCAGATGCTCATCGACCAGAATCGCCCCACGTGCGGTTTCCACGCCGAGGCTCGCCAGGTTCAGGGCCTCGGTATTGGGTGTCCGTCCGGTGGCCACCAGCAGTTGATCCGCCCGCAAGGTGCCGGCGTTGGTGTCGACAATGAATTCATTGTCGGTGTAGTCCACGCGGCCCGCCTGGGTCTGCTTGAGGACCTCGATGCCCTCGCGGCGAAACGCCGCCTCCACCGCATCCCCTACCGCCGGGTCTTCCTGGGACAGCAGGCGGCTGCGGGCCAGCACGGTGACCTGGCTGCCCAGCCGAGCGAAGGCCTGGGCCAGTTCCAGGGCGACCACTGAGGCCCCGATCACGATCAGCCGCTTGGGAAGGGTATCCAGTGCCAGCGCGCCGGTGGAGGTCAGGTAGGGAGTGTCGGCCAAGCCCGGCACCGGCGGTGCTGCCGGTCGGGCGCCGGTGCCGATGAAGGCGCGATCGAAGCGGACGGTCTGCTCGCCGCCCTCATTCAGCGTGACCGTCAGGCTATGGGCATCGACGAACCGCGCCTCCCCCTTCAGGACCGTGATGGCCGGGTGGTCGCGGAGTATGCCTTCATACTTGGCATCGCGCAGTTCCTCGACACGCCGCTGTTGCTGCTCGAGCAGCTTGGCCCGATCTACCACCGGCGCTTGGCTGCTCAGGCCGGCATCGAAGGGGCTTTCCGTGCGCCAGTTGGCGATATGGGCCGCGCGAATCATGATCTTGGAAGGTACACAGCCGGTGTTGATGCAGGTACCGCCGAGGGTGCCGCGTTCTATCAGGGTGATGCGGGCGCCGCGTTAGGCGGCCTTCAGGACCGCCGCCATGGCGGCGCCGCCGCTGCCGATCACCGCGATGTGCGGGTTCTTGTCATCACTCATGAGGGGAATTCCTTGAATAGGTAGAGGCGTTGTTACAGCAGGCGTCGTATTGCTTCTTGCGCCATAGCGCATAGAGGGTCAGGCCGATGAAGAAGGCCAGGGCAGGAAGCAGTACCACGTCCAGGTAGCTGGTCAGTGCCGCCAGGCCAACGGTGCAGCAGGATCACCAGGATGGGCGTGAAGCAGCACAGCGCCAGCAGGACGGTGCCAATCACGCTTGCGCGCAGCAGGGGCTTGGGGTTCTTCATGGTCACTCCCGATCCGCTTCCGAGGGTGTCGGGGATGAGGGGGAGCCGGCGTTGGTGGTGGCTTCGGTCAATGCTTCGACGTGCGTTCGTGAATCGTCGAAGGTGACCACCGCCTCACGATCCGGGTAGCTCACATCGACGTGCGAGACACCGTCCACTTTGTTGAGGGCGGCCTTGACGGTGATCGGGCAGGCGGCGCAGGTCATGCCCGGCACCGACAACGTCACGGTCTGCGGGGCGGCCCAAGCCGACGTGGCGAGCGTCGCGGAAAGCGCAATGCAGGCAGCGAGTCGTTTCATGGCGATCTCCTCTTAGTAGAACAGGGGCAGGAGGTAAGGAAACAGCAGCGCGATCAGCACCAAGGCAGCGACGATCCAGAAGATGGCTTTATACGTCGTGCGAACCTTTGGCATCGCGCAGGTTTCGCCTGGCTTACAAGCGGTGGTAGGCCTGTTGGTCGGCCCCGTACATTGCCATCCTGTCGGCTAGTTCGTTGCCTTCAACTCCTGCGTCCCCTTTGACGTGGGCGATGGTCAGCGACGATTTGAGGCTTTCGTACAGCGCATGCGTGGGCTGGATGATCTCCGGGTTCTTTATCGCCTCTCCATTGACTTTCTTCCAGCCGCGCTTCCGCCATTCGCCGGCCCACTTCGTGATGGCGTTGGTGGTGTACATGGAGTCGCAGTGGATCCGCACGGACGATCCCTGCGCAATTTCCTCCTTGGCCATATGTAGAGCTTGGAAAAAGGCGTTTAACTCGGCTGTATTGTTGGTCCCCTTGGGGTTGTAGAGGCCATACCAGAGCTGGTCGAGGGTGCCCTTGCGGTAGATGGCCATGCCCGAGCCGGCATCACCAAGATTGGGGTCACAAGCACCATCGCAGTAGATTTCCGTGTCGAAGGTCTCTCCCGGGTGAGTATGATCGTCCTTTTTTGACGCCTTATTCCGCCGAGATGTGCGGCCCGAAGGGGCCGAGGCCACGCTGCCAGATGTCGTCGCCTTCTTGTGTGGTGAAGATCCCGGTCTGCCGGCCGACCCAAACGACATAGAATTTGGGGGCTTTCTTTGCTGTCATGCGGCGCTCCGTGGCGGTGATGTTCTGATGCAGGAATAGAAGAGCCCGCCCCTTACAAGCCGGGCTCGGTCAGTCAACATAGTTTCCTAAAGCTCTCTGGGCGATTCGAAGTGTCTTGAATGCAGCTCGTCAGCGTAGCGCTCGATGAAGTGTGCTACCTGTTGTAACGCTTTGATAACAAGAAATACTGCTGTAGGGCCTGCAGGCTGCCTTGCCACAGCAAAACATGCGCCATGCCCGAGTGTTCAGTACTTCAAGAGTGTCCTTACTAGCTCTGCGGTAGGATGAAATCGGCCCAATTCTGCATCATGGCCCGTCGCTTATTGAAGAGGTCTCCACGGCGATAGGCCGCTTCCACCTTGTTCTCGATGGTGTGGGCCAGCGCCATTTCTGCGACGTCACGAGGATAACTGGTGACTTCGCCGGTCCAATCGCGAAAGCTCGAGCGGAAGCCGTGGGGCACGTAGTCGCCCCGTTCGCCACCCTGACCATAGCCGATGCCTCGCATCAGCTGCAGCATGGCCATATTGGAGAGAGGGCGTCCGTAGCGCGCTCCGGGGAAGACATAGGAGTTGCCCTTCACTCGCGGTAGCTGGGCCAGCAGCTCCACCGCTTGCCGTGACAGCGGCACACGGTGTTCGCGGCGTGCCTTCATTCTGTCGGCTGGGATCGTCCAGGTTTGATTGTTGAGGTCGAGCTCCAGCCAATCAGCGCGCAGGACCTCTGAAGTGCGCGTAGCTGTCAGGATCAGGAACTGCAGGGCCCTGGAGGAAACGCTGGTATAGCCCTGAAGCTCGGCCATGAAGGCGGCAACATCATCATAGGGCATAGCCGGATGGTGGCTTACCTGCTTGACCCTAGATGGTTTGGCCAGCAGCTTGTCGAGGTGCCCACGCCAGCGGGCCGGGTTCACAGGATCTCGGTAGTTGTGCGCCGCGGCGTAGTCGAGGACGTTCTCAATCCGGCCTTGCACGCGCTTGGCCGTTTCGGTCTTGCTGGTCCAGGTCGGTGACAGGATTTTCAGGACGTCTTGGGTGGTGACCTCATCGACAGGCTTGTTTCCGATGACCGGTCGAGCGTAGGCCTTCAACGTGCTGACCCATTGCCGCGCGTGCTTGGCGTTCCGCCAGCTGCGGCGGTGGGACATGATGTAGCGGGCGGCACAGCTGGTGAAGGTGGGCGTGGCCTCGTCTACTTGCTCTTCTTCTACCTTGGCCTCAAGGGGATCAAGGCCTTCCTTGATGAGGCTACGGTTCTTGCCGGCACGAGCTCGCGCTTCAGCAAGGCTGACGTCCGAATAGCTACCAAGGCCCATGTCGCGAAGTTTGCCATTGCGCCGGAACCGATAGATCCAGCTTGCTCCCCCTTTCTTGCCGATCTTGAGGTACAGGCCCTCACCATCGTTGGTCAACCCGGGCTTGGCCTCCCTGACCAGTTTCTGCACTCCACGTGTGGTGAGCTTGCCCATGGCCGCCTCCTCGTTGTCGAAGGATTAGCGTACCATACCCTAGCCCATACTCCGGCCCATACTTTGACTCTGGAAATGTCGGTACGGCTTTGGATCTTGCTGGACAGAGATTAAAAAAAATAAAGCTAAAACAATGAGTAATTATATTTTATTGGATGTTTCTGAAGCCTAATCAAGCGGACTGTCCCTCCGCCACCGCATCAAGCAAATCAGCCACCTACGGGTGGCTTTTTTGTATCTATACGTTAGAAAAGCCCGATATGGGCCGATCTGTATAACGATCGGGAACATATTAGGTTATGCAGGAACCTTTGAACCGGTGTAGGAGGTAGGCCAAAGTCAGGGATAGCGCCCACTCCGACGGTTCTCGACCAGCACGGCGAGGATAGCGTTGGCGGCCTGCATGATCTCATTTGGCTTTTCCCCCCGGCGCCGGCTGCAGAGGATGGGAATTGTGATGTGCTTCTCGGCCAGATAGACGTAGTTGATACCGTCGCGCTGAAGCCTGCGAACCTGTTCGGGGACCAGGGTGATGCCCAGGTCCGAGGCCACGAGCCCCAGCGCTGTCTGCATCTCATTGGCTTCTTGCGCGACTCTTACCCGCAGTCCACGGCGGCGGAACATGCCGAGTACGCTGTCCGCCATGCTTGGACGCGGCGTGGCTGGAAACAGGATCAGTGGGTATTCGGCCAGTTGCGCCATGGTCGGCGTAGTGCCTTCGAGAGGGTGGCCGTTAGGCAGTGCCGCCATCATCGGCTCTTCGAACAATACCTCCTGCTCTATATCGGGGTCGTCGATGCGCAACCGGCCGAATCCCAAATCGATACGCCCCGCCTTCAATGCCTGGATCTGCTGCACGGTGGTCAGTTCCGCCAGCGTCAGCTCTAGATCCTCCTTTTGTCGTAGCCCGCGCACCAGCAGCGGAAGCTGGCCGTAGAACACCGACGGAACGAAGCCGATGCCGAACAGCTGGTGCTTGTTGCGGGCGATACGCCTGGTGCCAGCGACCGTGGTGTCGACTTTCTCCAGTATCTGCAGGGTATGCTCATGAAAGAACTGACCCGCGGGGGTGAGGGTCAGACCTCGGGAACTTCGCTCGAACAGTCGAGTGCCGATTTCTTCTTCTAACTGATTGATCTGGCGAGTTAAAGGGGGCTGAGCCATGTTCAGTCTGGCGGCCGCTCGGGTCATGTTCAGCTCTTCGGCCGCTACGCAGAAGTACCGCAGGTGGCGCAACTCCATGATACCTCCAGGGTATGGAAAGGCACTTAAACAATATTGGTTCCGTCTGCAGGCTGCAATCAAACTGCCATGCAATTACCAGATTCCTGGAACTCGGAGCCATCTATGCCCCCCGTGATCAACTCAATCGAGACGTTGCTGGTCGACCTGCCGACCATCCGCCCGCACAAGCTCTCCATGACGACGATGGCCTGCCAGACCCTGGTCATCGTGCGGATGCATCAAAGCGATGATATCGAGGGTATCGGTGAGGGCGCCACCATCGGCGGCCTGGCCTATGGCCCCGAGAGTCCCGAGAGCATCAAGACCAACATCGATACCTACCTGGCGCCACTGCTGGTCGGCCAGCCCTCGGGCAACATCCATGCGCTACGTGCACGGCTGAATCGGCATGCCCGCGGCAACGCCATCGCCAAATCGGCACTGGAAACTGCACTGCTTGACGCTCAAGGCAAGCGCCTCGGCCTATCGGTGGCTGAGTTGCTGGGTGGTGCTCGCCAGTTACATCTGCCGGTGCTCTGGACCCTGGCCAGCGGCGACACCCAGAAGGACATCGACGAGGCCCTGCTGCGTCTCGAGCAGCGTCGCCATTGCGACTTCAAGTTGAAGATCGGTGCCAACTCGGTGGATCAGGATGTGCGCCATGTGGCGGCTATAAAGGAAGCCCTGGGGGACAGGGCAAGCATCAGGGTCGATATCAATCAGGCCTGGGACGAGCCCACTGCCGTGCGCGGCATTCAGGCACTTCAGAATGCCGGTATCGATTTGATCGAGCAGGCTATTCCCGCCC
Above is a window of Halomonas sp. I5-271120 DNA encoding:
- the lnt gene encoding apolipoprotein N-acyltransferase, whose product is MDAQNQPVRDMTPVGRLSPVLGCLLALTAGGLTTLSAAPFTLWWLGPVAVALVYVGIHALTPAQAALRGWCYGVGLFGSGASWVFVAIHGYGDTGALLALFLTGLFVASLALFYTVPFWLYRRVTGRRLAFLSFAGTWVLSEWLRTWLFTGFPWLLLGTSQVDSPLAAWAPVGGVYLLSLITALTGTLGVELLRRRWWALAPIAALWLAPLALPGQWTSPAGEPLSVALLQGNLDQSIKWSAQGQREAVNIYTALTGEQPDGIDLMVWPEVALPMFEEEARPILERVQSNLAPDTALLTGILQRDGGDYYNSVIGLGNAEGHYRKARLVPFGEYLPLESLLAGTIAFFDLPMPTMTPGPEAQGPIHAAGTTIGNAICYEIIYADRVAEQARAAELLLTVSNDTWFGRSIGPLQHLQMARLRALENGRYLIRATSNGMTAIVDPQGSVTARAPQFQATSLRGEVRPMVGNTPFTRTGSWPIWLLAALLVLHGWRLNTRRSG
- a CDS encoding L,D-transpeptidase family protein codes for the protein MWQLRKRTVVGVLAGWLALIGASQAEEEGEWPRGHYPLPEEGNVIGDTYRITVDDREDTLLDIARRHNLGYREIMRANPDTSIWIPGEGTEVTIPGRFILPDVERNGIVINIAELRLYYYPEVDDDETPRVETYPIGIGREGFGTPLGVTKTTMNIKNPAWYPPESVQREARARGEEAPSVVPPGPDNPLGDHAIILGFDGYLIHGTNQPDGIGMRASRGCIRMFPGDIESIFDRVPAGTQVRIVNQSIKIGWYEGQLLVQAFPPLEGEGHSMSTLVETITRLNQRNAEGWSFDYEQLRGLLDDPSGRMVALNPKPEPDRTHDTDYQGIYAEIALGRP
- the merP gene encoding mercury resistance system periplasmic binding protein MerP, whose product is MKRLAACIALSATLATSAWAAPQTVTLSVPGMTCAACPITVKAALNKVDGVSHVDVSYPDREAVVTFDDSRTHVEALTEATTNAGSPSSPTPSEADRE
- a CDS encoding RNase H family protein, yielding MAIYRKGTLDQLWYGLYNPKGTNNTAELNAFFQALHMAKEEIAQGSSVRIHCDSMYTTNAITKWAGEWRKRGWKKVNGEAIKNPEIIQPTHALYESLKSSLTIAHVKGDAGVEGNELADRMAMYGADQQAYHRL
- a CDS encoding viroplasmin family protein, yielding MTAKKAPKFYVVWVGRQTGIFTTQEGDDIWQRGLGPFGPHISAE
- a CDS encoding site-specific integrase, yielding MGKLTTRGVQKLVREAKPGLTNDGEGLYLKIGKKGGASWIYRFRRNGKLRDMGLGSYSDVSLAEARARAGKNRSLIKEGLDPLEAKVEEEQVDEATPTFTSCAARYIMSHRRSWRNAKHARQWVSTLKAYARPVIGNKPVDEVTTQDVLKILSPTWTSKTETAKRVQGRIENVLDYAAAHNYRDPVNPARWRGHLDKLLAKPSRVKQVSHHPAMPYDDVAAFMAELQGYTSVSSRALQFLILTATRTSEVLRADWLELDLNNQTWTIPADRMKARREHRVPLSRQAVELLAQLPRVKGNSYVFPGARYGRPLSNMAMLQLMRGIGYGQGGERGDYVPHGFRSSFRDWTGEVTSYPRDVAEMALAHTIENKVEAAYRRGDLFNKRRAMMQNWADFILPQS
- a CDS encoding LysR family transcriptional regulator, yielding MELRHLRYFCVAAEELNMTRAAARLNMAQPPLTRQINQLEEEIGTRLFERSSRGLTLTPAGQFFHEHTLQILEKVDTTVAGTRRIARNKHQLFGIGFVPSVFYGQLPLLVRGLRQKEDLELTLAELTTVQQIQALKAGRIDLGFGRLRIDDPDIEQEVLFEEPMMAALPNGHPLEGTTPTMAQLAEYPLILFPATPRPSMADSVLGMFRRRGLRVRVAQEANEMQTALGLVASDLGITLVPEQVRRLQRDGINYVYLAEKHITIPILCSRRRGEKPNEIMQAANAILAVLVENRRSGRYP
- a CDS encoding muconate/chloromuconate family cycloisomerase; this translates as MPPVINSIETLLVDLPTIRPHKLSMTTMACQTLVIVRMHQSDDIEGIGEGATIGGLAYGPESPESIKTNIDTYLAPLLVGQPSGNIHALRARLNRHARGNAIAKSALETALLDAQGKRLGLSVAELLGGARQLHLPVLWTLASGDTQKDIDEALLRLEQRRHCDFKLKIGANSVDQDVRHVAAIKEALGDRASIRVDINQAWDEPTAVRGIQALQNAGIDLIEQAIPAREHAGLVRLSQRFNVPMLADEAVQDARDGLDLVTGGFSGAFALKIAKSGGLFGVLELSHVAKAAGIGLYGGTMLEGSIGTAASLHAWATQDEMAWGTEMFGPLLLKDDIVVEPLHYHEFGVDLPKGPGLGVTLDEDKLAHYARKN